In Actinoplanes sp. NBC_00393, a single genomic region encodes these proteins:
- a CDS encoding DUF2306 domain-containing protein, whose amino-acid sequence MRKLIPAGLLALAAVPVFAGSARLAEFAGGAPILPDSERITSAPVPVILHIVSVTVFSVLGAFQFVPGLRRRRWHRLAGRILVPAGLLAALSGLWLTLFLPRTELDSSPLVAIRVAVALWMVASLLLGLSAARRRAFGRHRAWMIRGYAIAMGAGTQAFTQGAWLAVAGPLTTWGKTGTLLAGWLINLAVAEWLIRRPRT is encoded by the coding sequence GTGCGAAAACTCATCCCGGCCGGCCTGCTCGCGCTCGCCGCCGTCCCGGTGTTCGCCGGCAGTGCGCGGCTCGCGGAGTTCGCGGGCGGGGCGCCGATTCTGCCGGACAGTGAACGGATCACTTCGGCGCCCGTACCCGTCATCCTGCACATCGTCAGCGTCACCGTCTTCAGCGTCCTCGGCGCGTTCCAGTTCGTGCCTGGCCTGCGCCGCAGGCGCTGGCATCGCCTGGCCGGGCGGATCCTGGTCCCGGCCGGGCTGCTCGCCGCGCTGAGCGGCCTGTGGCTGACCCTGTTCCTGCCGCGCACCGAACTCGACAGCTCTCCGCTGGTCGCCATCCGCGTCGCGGTCGCGCTGTGGATGGTCGCGTCGCTGCTCCTGGGCCTTTCTGCGGCCCGGCGGCGTGCCTTCGGCCGGCATCGCGCCTGGATGATCCGGGGTTACGCGATCGCGATGGGCGCCGGAACGCAGGCCTTCACCCAGGGCGCCTGGCTCGCCGTAGCCGGCCCGTTGACCACGTGGGGCAAGACGGGCACACTGCTCGCCGGCT